CAATAACAAAATGCTTACAACAAGGACAGTTTATTGGTGGTGAACAAGTACTTAGTTTTGAAAAACAACTTAGCAGTCACTTTAATATTAATCATATAATTTCTTGTGGAAATGGTACTGATGCGTTGCAATTGGCATTAATGGCACTTAATTTACCTAGAGGAAGTAAAATTATGGTTCCTGCTTTTTCGTTTATTGCACCAATAGAAGTTATTGCTTTTTTAGGTTGTATTCCTGTTTTTTATGATGTTCACCTTTCAACATATAATGCAGATATTAATACAATAAAGGCAACTTATACAAATGATGTTAAAGCAATTATTCTAGTACACTTATTTGGCGAAAATTGTCTAACAGAAGAAATTCAACAATTTGCTGATGAAAAAAATATTCCAATTATAGAAGATAATGCTCAATCTTTAGGAAGCCATAATAATTTATCAAACAATAAGAATACAATTACAACTTCTTTTTTTCCTACGAAAAATTTAGCTTGTTTTGGCGATGGTGGAGCTGTTTTGACGAATGATGAAGCAATAGCAAATCAAATCAGAACTATTGCTAAACATGGACAAGCAGATAAAAAATACTATCATGGCGTTGTTGGTGTTAATTCGAGATTAGATACTATACAAGCAAGTATTTTAAGTGTTCAATTAAATTATTTAGATGAAAATATTGCATTAAGACGAAAAAAGGCACTACAATATATCAATGGATTAAAAGAGAACAACAATATTCAATTACCTGTTTTTACTACAACACATTCCTTTAACCAATTTGTAATTCGAGTTAAAGGAAATAAAAGATACAAATTAAAACTCTTTTTGAAAGAGCAAGGCATAGAAACTAATATTTATTATCCAATTCCAGCATATCAACAAAAAGCATATTTTGAAGACATTGTTTTAAACAATACAGCAGTATTATGCAACGAAGTTTTAGCTTTGCCAATATATCCAACATTAAAAGAAGAATCAATATCGTATATTTGCGATAATATAAATAAATTTTTTAATTAAAAAGAAAATGGTTTTTATTCACGATACAAGTATAGTAGATAAATCAAGTAAAATTGGAGACAATACTAGAATTTGGCACTTCTGTCATATTATGCATAATGTTATTATTGGCAATAATGTTATTGTTGGACAAAATTGTTTTATAGCAAATGATGTACATATTGGCAATGGTGTAAAAATTCAAAATAATGTATCGATTTATAAAGGCGTTATCATAGAAAACAATGTTTTTGTTGGTCCATCTGTTGTGTTTACTAATGTTATCAATCCAAGAGCTTTTATTGAAAGAAAAGAAGCCTACCAAACAACGCTAGTAAAAAAAGGAGCAAGTATTGGTGCTAATGCTACCATTATTTGTAGTAATACAATTGGTAATTATGCGATGATTGGTGCAGGAAGTGTAGTTACTAAAACAGTGAAAGACTATGCTTTGGTTGTTGGCAATCCTGCGAAACAAATTGCTTGGGTAAGCAAAGCTGGCAATACGCTACAATTTAACGAACAACAGATTGCTTATTGTGATGAGAGCAAAGAACACTATCAAATAGTTGATAATAATTTGGTAGTTTTACAAGAATGAAGAAGCAGTTTGCCATTATAGGTGTTGCAGGATATATTGCTCCAAAACATTTACAAGCAATTTACGATGTTGATGGCGAATTAATTGCTGCTTGCGATTGCAATGATTCCGTTGGTGTTTTAGACAAGTACTTTCCAGAAACTACTTTCTTTTTAAATGAAACCGAATTTTTTGCTTTCATTAAAAATAAGGTTGATTTTGTAGTAGTTTGTACACCAAATTATTTACACGAACAACACATTATAGAAAGTTTTAAAATTGGTGCTGATGTTATTTGCGAAAAACCATTAACAACTAAGATTCATCGTATAAATACGATTAAAGAAGCTGAGAGTAAATATAATCATCGTGTTTTTACGATATTGCAATTGCGATTAGATGAAACTCTACAAAACATTCAACAAGAAATAGCAAACAGTAATGATTATTATACTGTTGATTTAAACTATTTTACACCAAGAGGCGATTGGTATCAAAAAAGTTGGAAAGGAGACATCGAAAAATCTGGAGGTATTTTATACAATATTGGCATACATTTTTTTGATTTATTGTTTTGGTTTTTTGGTGAATTAAAACAACATCAAATAGAAAAAATAACAACGACAGAAGCTATTGGCGTTTTTGAATTTGAAAGAGCAACAATAAATTGGCATTTAAGTATTGACAAGCATAAGTCTGCAACTAGAAGTTTAACAATAAACAATGCGGACTATTTATTTACGAATGAATTTCATCAATTACATACCAAAAGCTATAAAGCCATTTTATCTAATAATGGTTTTGGTATTGATACGGTAAAGAAATCAATAGCAATAATTGAAGCTATTCAAAATCAATGATCTATTCTCATTATTTTATGATATTTGGTAATTCCATCATATTCTATTGAAGCAACATAAACAGCACTTCCTAAAGGAAACAAATCATAAGAGAAAATATTATAACCAGCAGTACCATTAAATGTTTGTTGTGAATATATTTTTCCTAAATAATCTACAATCTTGATTGTAACAACTCCATCTTCTGGTAACATCACTCCAAATTTTGTATTGCCATATGTTGGATTTGGATAAATAGATAGCACATTAAAATCGCCAATCGTAATTTCCTTGCAATTAGTATTATTGTCTATATTCGTTTCAACAGCATTAATATTTACAGATTCAATGCTTGCACAAATAACAGGCACATCATAGTTTGGATTATAATATATTTGTCCAGTAAATGGATAGTTTATAGTTTCACCTGGATTTAAGTTGCCAGTCCAAATTTCTCTAATAATAGAGCCATTACCCAATTGAATGGTTAATCCAAGTTCATAAATATTAATATTACTATTATTTAATACAGATACATATACTTGATAATAGCTACCATTTTGGACAATATTTACACTTACCATTACACCATCTATATTTGCTTGATCGACCAAGACATATTTTACAACAGAATCTGTACAACCTATTGTATTTATTGCTGTCAGTTTTATTGGATAACTACCTAGTGAATTATATATATGGTTTGGCGAATTATATCCATTATAAGTTGTACTGCCATCACCATAATCCCAAACAAAAGAAGAAGTATTTGGCGATAAGTTAGTAAACGAAACATTTAAAGGAGGCAATCCGTAACTTGGAGAAAAAGAAAAATCGACTTCTGGTTTATCGACTACCGAGATAGTTTTAAACTTAGTTCCAGTACAACCATATTGTGTGCTTGCACTTAACTGAATAGTATAGTTGCCTTGATTATTGAAGGAATAAGTTGGATTTTGTTGATTAGAGGTAGCTTGACCTGCAAAATACCAATTCCAAGTATTCATTTGACTTCCGTCAGTAGTAGAAGAATTATCTGTGAATTGAATATCAGCACCAACGCACTGAGTAGGTGATATATTAAAATCTACACTTGGATTATCATAAATAGGAATTGTTTTTACTACGGTATCTCTACACTGGTTGTTAGCAATCACCATGAGTTTTGCGGTATAGCTGCCTTGCGTTTGATAAGTATGCGAAACATTAAAGTTTGTATTGTTTTGATTGCCATCACCAAAAGACCATAACCATTGTGTTATTACAAATGGATTAGACATTGTGGAGGTATTTGTTAAAGTAATTGGAGTTTGTTCGCAACTTGCCTCAAAATTAAAATTGGCATCTGGAGAAGGATTAACCACCGTTGGTTTACTAATTGTATTGTAGCAACCATTAGAATTTGTTACTGTTAAATTTGTTTGATATGTTCCAACACTTGGAAATACAAATGTAGGATTTTGTTGTGTAGATGTGCCTAAATTATTAAAATTCCAATTCCAGCTACTTAAGCTATCAGCGTTTGGTGATGATGCATCTATGAAAGAAGTTGGATTTCCAGAACAACTTAATAAGTTATAAAAATTAGGTGCTGGCTTTGGATTAATTTGAATGGTTTTTGTGATAGAGTCTGAACAAGTTTTATCTGTAGTCACTTTAAGTTGAACATTGTAACTTTGTGTATTGTTATAAGTAGCAACAGCATTCGTTTGATTTGAAGTATTTCCATTGCCAAATTGCCAATCCCAATTGGTAATAAAATCGCCAGGAGCAGCAAAAGAATAATCTTCAAAATTGATAGGTTGGTCTATACATAATGTGTTAGGAATATTAAAATCAACCGAAGGTTTTTGACCGATGATGTTGATGTTGAAAGAATCTTGATAAACACAACCAATATATGATTTAGCATAAACTTTAACAAATTCGTTTGTGGTAATTGAATAGCTTGTATTTGTTGAATTATCTGACCATAAAATAGAATCAAAACCAACGCTGTTGGTTAAATTAATATTTTCAAACAAACAACCATTAAGCGTTTGGTTATTTGGCAGGTTACTAAGTGTAATTTTATCAAACAATACCGTTATTGTGTCAATTATAGTTTTGTTATTAACATCAGTAATAGAAACGGTATAAGTGCCTTCGTTTTTAATAACAATAGAATCTAGTGTACTACCATTAGACCATATTTTATTTAAACTATTATTTGCATTTAAGTAAATGGTTATAGAATCACCATCACAAATATAAAGCGTATCATTATTTAATCTATTGTAAGGATATACTTGTATTTCGTCTGTACTTGTTCTACCAAAGACATCCGTTGTAGTAACAGAATATGTACCACAACTTTGTACTTGAATGGTTTGTGTTGTATCTCCAGTAGACCAAAGATATTTTATAAATCGATTAGAAGCATCTAAAGTATAATTGTCTGAAAAAGTTGATCCAAAAACAATGTCTGAACCAAGATTAACTGGCGGTGCATATTTGGTAAAGAGGTAATGACTAATATTTGAAACCATTTCATCTTGTAAAATAGTATCATAAATTAAAAACTCAGATAAATATCCTTGAAAGAATAAGGTCAAATTATCTATCCGCGATCCAATTCTTCCAAAATTAATTGGATTTGTTATACTTCCAGAACTTTCAATTTTTAAACCATTTTTATATAAAGTTCTATTACTACAAGTAGATATAGTAAAAAAAGAAGTGTCAATATCATTTTTACCACTAGAAATTCTATTCCCATTTTCTAGTATACCAAAACCAACATTATTAAAATCTCTTTCACAAAAAAACCCATATGCATTATTACCTCCTACAACAAATTGAGAAACAACAGTATTATTATCTAAATATCTATATACGCTTATTACTGTAAATGAGTCAAATGTTTTTAAACTATTAAAATCTAAATATTCTTTTGCTTGGTTGGTTGTATTATCTATGTTAAAGGTCAATACAGATTTATTATTTAGTTTTGGATCATTCATTATAAATTTTGGTCGCCTATTTGTATTGTTTTGGGTTGCAATCAAACTATTGTTTTTAAAGTCTGTCCAAGAATTTACCACTCCATTGTTAGTGAGAACACCAGTATCAGACCTGAACCATATATTTAAATTAGGATTAATATTAATATACTTTACATGTACAGTTTGGCTCCAATTATTTGAATGAATAGGTCTTACTCTAATATAAAAATCACCAAAGGAAGGAAAATTAAATGTATA
Above is a genomic segment from Chitinophagales bacterium containing:
- a CDS encoding DegT/DnrJ/EryC1/StrS family aminotransferase; translation: ITKCLQQGQFIGGEQVLSFEKQLSSHFNINHIISCGNGTDALQLALMALNLPRGSKIMVPAFSFIAPIEVIAFLGCIPVFYDVHLSTYNADINTIKATYTNDVKAIILVHLFGENCLTEEIQQFADEKNIPIIEDNAQSLGSHNNLSNNKNTITTSFFPTKNLACFGDGGAVLTNDEAIANQIRTIAKHGQADKKYYHGVVGVNSRLDTIQASILSVQLNYLDENIALRRKKALQYINGLKENNNIQLPVFTTTHSFNQFVIRVKGNKRYKLKLFLKEQGIETNIYYPIPAYQQKAYFEDIVLNNTAVLCNEVLALPIYPTLKEESISYICDNINKFFN
- a CDS encoding N-acetyltransferase, with the protein product MVFIHDTSIVDKSSKIGDNTRIWHFCHIMHNVIIGNNVIVGQNCFIANDVHIGNGVKIQNNVSIYKGVIIENNVFVGPSVVFTNVINPRAFIERKEAYQTTLVKKGASIGANATIICSNTIGNYAMIGAGSVVTKTVKDYALVVGNPAKQIAWVSKAGNTLQFNEQQIAYCDESKEHYQIVDNNLVVLQE
- a CDS encoding Gfo/Idh/MocA family oxidoreductase codes for the protein MKKQFAIIGVAGYIAPKHLQAIYDVDGELIAACDCNDSVGVLDKYFPETTFFLNETEFFAFIKNKVDFVVVCTPNYLHEQHIIESFKIGADVICEKPLTTKIHRINTIKEAESKYNHRVFTILQLRLDETLQNIQQEIANSNDYYTVDLNYFTPRGDWYQKSWKGDIEKSGGILYNIGIHFFDLLFWFFGELKQHQIEKITTTEAIGVFEFERATINWHLSIDKHKSATRSLTINNADYLFTNEFHQLHTKSYKAILSNNGFGIDTVKKSIAIIEAIQNQ
- a CDS encoding PKD domain-containing protein, whose amino-acid sequence is MSKFKVACFIFFFCLLQDVVAIEILNPHSNATYYDESFLTFEWESTVVNQEKYQVQIDNDTLFLSPIINISTTSINYTFNFPSFGDFYIRVRPIHSNNWSQTVHVKYININPNLNIWFRSDTGVLTNNGVVNSWTDFKNNSLIATQNNTNRRPKFIMNDPKLNNKSVLTFNIDNTTNQAKEYLDFNSLKTFDSFTVISVYRYLDNNTVVSQFVVGGNNAYGFFCERDFNNVGFGILENGNRISSGKNDIDTSFFTISTCSNRTLYKNGLKIESSGSITNPINFGRIGSRIDNLTLFFQGYLSEFLIYDTILQDEMVSNISHYLFTKYAPPVNLGSDIVFGSTFSDNYTLDASNRFIKYLWSTGDTTQTIQVQSCGTYSVTTTDVFGRTSTDEIQVYPYNRLNNDTLYICDGDSITIYLNANNSLNKIWSNGSTLDSIVIKNEGTYTVSITDVNNKTIIDTITVLFDKITLSNLPNNQTLNGCLFENINLTNSVGFDSILWSDNSTNTSYSITTNEFVKVYAKSYIGCVYQDSFNINIIGQKPSVDFNIPNTLCIDQPINFEDYSFAAPGDFITNWDWQFGNGNTSNQTNAVATYNNTQSYNVQLKVTTDKTCSDSITKTIQINPKPAPNFYNLLSCSGNPTSFIDASSPNADSLSSWNWNFNNLGTSTQQNPTFVFPSVGTYQTNLTVTNSNGCYNTISKPTVVNPSPDANFNFEASCEQTPITLTNTSTMSNPFVITQWLWSFGDGNQNNTNFNVSHTYQTQGSYTAKLMVIANNQCRDTVVKTIPIYDNPSVDFNISPTQCVGADIQFTDNSSTTDGSQMNTWNWYFAGQATSNQQNPTYSFNNQGNYTIQLSASTQYGCTGTKFKTISVVDKPEVDFSFSPSYGLPPLNVSFTNLSPNTSSFVWDYGDGSTTYNGYNSPNHIYNSLGSYPIKLTAINTIGCTDSVVKYVLVDQANIDGVMVSVNIVQNGSYYQVYVSVLNNSNINIYELGLTIQLGNGSIIREIWTGNLNPGETINYPFTGQIYYNPNYDVPVICASIESVNINAVETNIDNNTNCKEITIGDFNVLSIYPNPTYGNTKFGVMLPEDGVVTIKIVDYLGKIYSQQTFNGTAGYNIFSYDLFPLGSAVYVASIEYDGITKYHKIMRIDH